DNA from Zonotrichia leucophrys gambelii isolate GWCS_2022_RI chromosome 5, RI_Zleu_2.0, whole genome shotgun sequence:
ACTGAGAAATtacacttaaattatttttatttttaacctaaTAACTAATTATTTGTGATTTGTAATGTCgactttttatttaaatgtataatattatttaaactTATGAAGAAAGACTAGTTTTTGCTGTAAATTTATCTTgttctatatttttaaataatatattttaatatagaaatattaaatagtaaatataatctattaataataaataaaataaaaagtttaataTAAACTATTAAATAGtgtataaatattatttcaataaatatttatatatttctataaatatatattatataaatgaataataatttaaaaatagatatatatattaaaatatttttaaaatatattttaaaggtttaaactctaagttttctaCTATGTAATATTATACACTTTTATTTGAACTATATACTCATTATCTTCGTTTtgttatttaattttggaagccttctttatggcctcaggtcaatgcagtgttcttttgggggtcagtgcctgtcagGACAGAAAGTCTAAAATTCTCAGTGACCAGGGTTCCAACATGTGTCCATTTATTGGCCGCTTGTTCATAATCAAGGAGTTAATGGTGCcccaaataaaatataattcagGTGTTACAAAGTCTTTATGATGTcccctttaatttttattaagcTGTACTGAGCTCTCCTCCTGGGAGGGAACTCCAGGTGGATTCACCACCCCTGGGAGTGTTCCAAAAtcgtgtggatgtggcacttggggacatggtttggtgctggacctggcagtgctggggcaatGGTTGGGCCTGATGGTCTGaggggtcttttccagcctggtgaTTCCATGGACACCAAGCCATGGAATGACCCAGCACCACCTCAGAGCCTGGCATGGTTTAAGGAGGCTCCTTGAGATAAAAACCcatgctcagagcagcctgtaGAGCAAGGCTCTGCCTGTTTCACCAGCCAGCAGAAAAGGAACTTTGTCCCATGCACAGTTCTCCATAGAGAGGTCTTATTTAGGCCAATGTAGAATGTAAAGACTGGCTGGACAGAAGGAATGGTGCTCCAGGTCTCCTCTAATTGGGATCTGCCCTTTGATGACCTGATGGGattttaaagattaaattaTACACACTCAGCTTTGCCATGAAGCAATCTGAGCTGTGGTTTGGCTTCACTCTGGTCTTGGATGGAGCTTTGGGTGCTGTTTGGGCTCAAAGAGAAATAGCTGTGGGATGGAATTACTGTCAAACTGGGgctttgctgcctgtgctgaaATGTGAAAGATTTCCCCAGTTTTGCCACTCCTGAAGGACCAGACGGTGTTCATCTCCCTGAGATGCCAAACTCCTCCCTGTATCCCAAGCAGCTGGGCCAGAATTGGAGCTGGAGAAATGTCAAGGTAGTTTCATATCCTGTTTAATGATCCTGTGGAATGAGCAATGTTAATATTATAAATCCTGGACTTGCAGAGGCTTGAACCTGCCATCCCTCCCCAAGCAATCGCTCCTGCGAAGCCCTGGAGTCGGCCAGCCGTGGCAGCAAGCCCAAAACCAAAGGTAAGTGCATGAGTTTGTGCCCTTCCCCAGGTcatccctggctgcaggctcctttttccctcccccttgGGACACCCTGAAGGGCAGAAGTTGGTGTTTaacccctggctgtgctcctggccctggctgAGCCCAGGACACTGAGCTGAAACGCTGCCATGTAGGTGAGAGGATCCAACATAAGGGGAAAGCTTCCTGATCTCCAGCATGACAGTTCCCTGGATGAGATggacctgctgagccagggtatttaatattttagagGCTGAAAGTATGAGAGGCACGTTTTTAAATGAGTTATTTGAGCACCCATCACTTGCAGTTggtggggagaagggagagacCTCCTCGCTCTCCCTGTCAGGAATTTGGAGCCAGGTGGGGCTCAggctcctgccagggaacaagGAATGAGGGGAAATGCCCTCAGtttgtgccaggagaggtttagattggattttATGGAAAATTCCTTCACCGAAAACATTGTAAAACATTAGAACCACTGCCCAAGGCAGTGGtggaatccccatccctggggggatttcaaagccatgtggatgtggcacttggggacaggggtcagtggtggccttggcagtgctggggggacAGATGGACTCCATAATCTTAGATACCTTTTCCACCCTTCACAGTTCCATAAATCTGATTTGAAGGCTGCAAACACTGTGTGCCACAAacatcccctgcagccccaaacATGCAAACACCGTTCTTCCCTTTGGATCATGAGATTATCTTGGAGAACCAACTCCAGGCAGCAACACCTGGGGGGCAGAAGCACGAATACATcattttaatgaagtttttttcccctcctgcccctgagCTGTGGGATAAACTGCAAGCACAGTGGAAATCTGTGCTGAATTCCTGCAAGTTGGAGATGCTGGCTGCCTTTATCTGGGAGTGCCCGAGGGGTTTGTGAGCTGCTggctcttcctttctctttcagaaagTGCAGGTGTATTTATTTGCATCTTTAAATACCTTGTAGGTAGTGGAAAAGAAGGGGCAAAGCCTGAATCCCCTCCTTGGCAGGAGGCAGCACTTGCACAAGCTTCGGATGCTGGACTTGACCCGCAAGCGACAAGAGGTAATGCCAAGGTGGATTTGgagagtgtcacagacatcttttcattaaaaaccctttccttaggatttttttcctcttgagaagctgaaagTCCTCAGGAACaagatgtaaacaatggttatctgctgctgtggaatgcaacaggtgcatctgtgattggcccatgttggatgtttgtaattaattgccaatcacagtcagctggctcagacagagagtccgagccacaaacctctgttatcattcttttctttctattcttagcttagctagccttctgattaaaccttttcttctattcttttagtgtagttttaatgtaatatatataataaaataataaatcagccttctgaaacatggagtcagatcctcgtctcttccttcaacataagacccctgtgaacactgtcacaggggaggggatgggggtcTCTCTCCCATGGACCAGGAGGCTTCAGACCTGTTGCTGGGAAGAGGAAATGAAGCTTTCCCTGAGTTTTAGGCAGAGGGTTGGTGGGGAGCATCCCCAGGCCCCTGTGATCAGCAATTACCTGTGATTTTTCCAACGCATTGCCCTCATTTGGCCATGACTCACAGagaaaccaaaaaatccctgtCCCAGTCATGTTCTGTCATGTACCCACTCTGGCAGATTCCATTTGCTTGGGTTAAACTACTCGACTGTGCAATTATTAATTCCAGGGCCAAGCCGCTAACGCTGTGCCACGTCGAGCTATTAAAGCACATTAAAACGCATTAAAGCACATTAAAGCACATTAAAACACATTCGCGCCTCTGCTGCTTGTGTTGACAACTCATTTGCAAACCCAGGCGGAGCTGAAGAGGAATCTCCACAGGGAGGCGAAAATCAATAAGCAAAACATGAAGGAATTGAGCCCCAAGGGTGTCCTTGGCACTCCCCAGAGAGgtgacagcaccagcagcccggaccccatccctgctgggcacaATCAGCGCTTTCCTGAAGACGACCCTGGTAAGTGGAATCATTTTCCAAGGCGATGTAAAACTCGCCAGCCCTCCTAAATGTCATCAGAGGAGTTTCCCTCTGATGTGGAAGATTCATCCactgctccatctcctgcagGGATGAGAAGCAGGTTCAGGGGGGAAAGGCTGAGTTTGCAGGACAAAGCATTGGAAATTGGAATGCACTCACTGAGGCTGATCACTTTttgggtttagggttttttccccactgtccctgcagaaATGGATCTCAGCCACCTCTTCATCCTGACCTGTCCAAGGGATGAGCCCTGTCCTGCTTTGCCTGCATGTGAAAAcctctggcacaggctgggaatgTTTCACCCAGGCTGGAAGTGCttaaatcagtgaaaaaatCACTGAAGGTGAACTTCCACCAGGAGCAAGGGGAACAAACCTGGCTTCCTATTCCCTTGTGGTTCTCCACCTCAGCTCTGTTCCCCTTGGGGATAAAGCCATACTGCCAGACTCTGTAATTTCACCAAACATAATCCTGAGTGTGTTACACCTGCCCCAGACGTGGGGTCTGGTCTCAGGATTTTCCTTACCTGCTGTccacagccattcccagctcaggtCCAGCTGACTGAGAAGCTCTGCagctgatattttatttttgatattttatgatattttaattttttctctcccccaggactctgcagggctgagccctctCCAGACAGGAGGGGGAAGGTTGACCTGTGGTTCTGCAGGGAGCCACGGACCCGGGATCTGTTCTGGGACTCCTCCAGCACAGACTCAGAGGAGTGGGAAGAGAGGATTCACCACAAACCCACGCTCGTGAGGACCAAGACAGAGAGAATTTCCCTCTTTGATGACTTCTTTGACAGGGATTTCTAGTGGCATGTCCCAAAGAAATGAGCCCCAgctctggaggggctggaaCCCCCCcagatggatgggatggggttggggacagtgAGTGTggagtgtcacagacacattttatgaaaaatcctttctttggtattttttttctctgagaagctgagaggcctcaggaacaaaatgtaaacattgattatctgctgctgtggaatgcaacaggtgcatctgtgattggtctcatgtggttgtttctaactaatggccaatcacagtcagctggctcggacagagagcccgaggcacaaacctttgttatcattccttctttttctattcttagccagccttctggtgaaatcctttcttctcttcttttaatatagttttaatgtaatatatataataaaataataaatccagccttctgaaacatggagtcagatccttgtctcttccctcatcctcagacccctgtgaacagaGTCACAGTGGAGGAGTGAGGGGAAGATAGGAAAAGGCAGATATTTCTagataaaaaatacaattttgagCTAAAGGGGACATTGCAGTTCTGTACCTGTCCCAGATGCCATCCTTGTTCTAGACCACAGTCCCCAGACTTCTAAACCAGGGGTGTAATTGTGGCttctgaaagcattttattatagaatcagaatggtttgtgttggaagggaccttaaacatcATCTAATTCCAGCTCTGTAAGTGTTGGGAGTGGAATTTCTGTGAGTGTGGGCCAGTGGAAAGGACATCTGGAAATGAGGAGCTCACTGATGTGGGGTGAGCAAAAACCCCCTGGGTTGTGTGGCTGAATCAAAATTATTGGGGAATAAAGCCTTGGATGGAGCAACAGTGAAATGGggtagagagaggaggagggggctggggaaAGTTCTGGTTAACCCCAAATATCAAATTTCAactgaaattaaatgtttctcTTGCCTCTGAGTTACTCAATCCTCCTGTTTAAATTGGTGTTAACCATTTTTAAACCACAACCCCCAGTTCAAAATGCAAGGTAAAATGATTCATTTAGAAAgtctttaaattactttttattttttcgcATTTCTAAAATTCCTCTTtcacttttgtggattttggtttgggtttctttcagtttttgggttttttttttttttgtttgtttgctgtttttggttttttgggttttttttttattatttcctctcctccctgtcctgcacacaaaaataaatgtacttGCTTCAGAACTAACCACCAGATTTatataaaatctgaaaaatctggctttggttcatttttttccctgtccagGATTCAGTGCTGGGGAGTGACTGATGGAAATGGAGAAATCTCCATCTTTCCCTGCAGACACTCTCCCAGGGATGCTGATCAAGgctgcagcacctcccaggGATTTTAACAAGCTGCCCTGTTGCAATCTGACATTTCAAAAATATGATAAATGAAGGTGTCTGATCTATCAAAAACGCTCTCACAGTTTCCATCTCacataaactgaatttttttattaaatgatctcattttccttacaaaataatttgttacCTGAGAGGGAACTTCATCCAACTCTCCTGTATCCTATCTGGTTGTCCCTGGAGGTCCATAAAGGCCACCAAGTTTGTGGTTCACAGCATTTATATAAAAGGATATTTCAGTTAAATATCACAGTTATTTTAACATGGCAAACTGGATAAGTAGgtatgaaaaatgcatgtattttatgattggctttttgcaaatattaaaatgaatattatatatgttttttaagaaagtaatgctgtattgATTCTCTTAaatagtgtgttaaatatagttttaggttataacatgaggttaaaatagaaactatgctatgtaggatactttttttaaagaaaggactcgcagtgagatagcagccacaggacacctgaatctttcagagaaagagaatttattgctctcttatcagaagaaatgaactttttcctgcctcaaaggcgctgtcaggattcagaggaagaagctgacactgaccagacagaatcctgtgtttgaatggaatttatgcatcatgtatgaaatgtatgaatatgcaacaggctgttgcttttaagggttaatcctctgttaatgggtgtcctttttcgggcttactttgcccagaaaaggtacccagactgtctgtaactctttgtatttatcgtctcatattgtcctaattcaatttgtccaaattattatgactctaattgtattactatttttttaataaccattttattactattaaacttttaaaattctaaaaacaagtgattggcgtttttcacacagGGGACTGGTGAAACACGAGGGAGGGAGAGATTTCCCCACCAGCTCTGATTGCCAGCACCAGCtttgcctctgcagctgcagaccAAAGGCATTAACCCTTCCTGGTGCCTCCTGCTTgtccccctcccttcccacctgctCTTTCTGGAACTACCAGGGGACAAAGCATCCTCAGATCAGCTCCTTGCTGCAggccaggggctccaggagcaACAAACATCATTATCATCACAGCACTTTCAGCTGGAGACCTGATCCTCCCATTTTTCAAGCCAGAAGAGCAAGATCAGAGTCAGTTCTGGGTTACCCAGGACAGGTGAGGCTTGTCctgcatccctgtccccaaccTGTGCTCCCTCCCACAAAGCTGTTGTGGTGTGTCTGCTCTGCACCCTCAGGTTCCTGATTTCCACAGCcaggaaaagagcaggagaCACATTTTTACACTTATTTAAGGGAGTGAGAACACCCATGGCTGACTCACTTTCACCAGTATTTATCTTTATTGAAAatcccaggcagagcaggagctggaaatcACAAAGCCCTAAATCAAGCTGGAGCCTCCACAGCCAAGCTGCCCAGGACTGAGCTGCTGTGTCCTGATTTCACCTGCTTTTGACATCCCTGAATGTACGGCCCATTACAGAATGTCTGCCTGCTCCTTGGGGAAAGCTGCACTTTGGAGAAAGCCCACACACCATGTGGGATCTcaccagaaaaacacaaaaacaaaccccagcacagggaaggaagaagaggaggaatcaTTTTAATGAGAAGGAGAGCTGCTCATGGCTAATGAGTCCATGTCTGGAGCCTGTGTGTTTTAAAATGCCCCAAGAACTTTGCTGATGAACACAGTCAGTCTGTGTGAGCTGGAAATACCCTGAGAGCTTCGAGCTCAGTGCTGAGGGTGTGCTGAAAAGGTCAATGATTTAATGGGCTGGAACAATTAATCTGGCACTTGTCTATACACCTGTTCTCTTAATGATGTGACACATCGTCCTTCTGTGTTCCCATCTGTCAACAATTAAGCTATAATTGGTGGAAATGCAATTTATCTCGGATAGAGCTGATTAGTTCTCCAATAATGGTGCTGCCAGCCTTGGGGAAGAGTGCTGCCCACGGAGAAGTGTCTGTGGACCACTCCATCCACATCAGAGCCTGTGCAGAGAGACTCTCTGAGCATTCATTGATCAACCTGCAGCGTGCAAAACCTGCTCTTGCAGAAGGGGTAAAAtcagcaaagctgctcccatcgcagggggaatggcttcccaatggcagagggcagggggagatgggatttgggaagaaaaagggtGCACAGAgaatccctggatccctggaagggtccaaggccaggttggatggggcttggagcaccctgggatggtggaaggtgtcttGGAactttagggtcccttccaacccaaaccattctgtgagtcTCTGAAACACTTCTGGTGCTCAAAACTGTCTGTGCTGTTCTTCATTGTATTAATTCATCACAACCTGTAGAGAGGCAGGTGGCATCTCATCCCCTGCTCATGTTTGCCAACATCCTTCCAGACACcggaaatgaaaacatttcctttgtgaCTAAAGGTAAAACACAGACTTTTCTACAAACTGCAGAAGATGGGGGgcaaaaaaccaacccaaccaagCTCCCTCAATGTGTGTTCTGCAACTCAGCCATGGAGCCTTCAGGGAGAGGAATTCAGCTCCCAGTTCCAAATGCTGGAACCATCTGAAGGCTGAGCCagtccaggcagctctggggagggcacagcctgTCCCTCACCACAtctgagcacacacagctccaagCCCTCTGACACCCACAGGAACCAGAGTCTGAGCCTCTCACCAGGCTAAAAATGCGTTTTTGTGGCTATCCCACACTGTCCAAGGCTTTAGGGCAAGGCTGGACCCTTCCTGCAGGTTAGAGGAGTCTCAGCCCAGATCCAGCCCCTTCAGAGAATTCAGATTATCAATTTTCACCAAAACAGCAAAGAATGGAGATTTTACACGGTTAATGATGTGGGGATGGACAGCAGCAAGGGCTACAGCCCCTACAGGAGATGTAGGACAGATTCCTGCCCCAAAGGGCATTGGgtctccccagggaaatggttATAGGATGTTTTTGTCAAACATGGCCAGAGCAAGCCAAgttcttccagctcagggttAGCTGAACTGGTTTTGCTGAAGTGTGAAATCAAAATGATAATGCTCAACCTGAAGTCAGCACCAGCCTGGTGAAATCATTAGCAATTAAATGTACAATTTATAAGAGGAAATGTCAATGAACTGcacttctgtatttaaaaatgagCCAGGGTTGCTGTAACACCTCTGTTACTGCtcttgagaaaagaaaaattaattacactTAGCAAAGAGAGGTGTTAGGTAAATAAAGCTGAACAAAGCCCTACTGTAACTGGATCTCATGGACTAGTCTAGATTAATGGGATTTTCTGacctccctgggctcagtcccACCTGGTGCTCAGAGCATTTGACTGCTCAGGAATGTCTGGGTCTCCAGCATCCCATCACATCCCCTTCCCCGGTGCACACAGCATTCCAAAGCagggaaaaaccaaaatctgAGCCACTGGGATCCATCAGCATCCCTGTTAAACCCTTTGTGTGCCCTGGGAGGTGTGTGACAGGCTGGGATTGCCTCAATCTGCTTACACAAAgctgcacagaaaagccccCGGGAGCAGCGACTTGAGCAGCTCCTTTTCAGGCTGTACACCAAGATTAAATCCTTATCACCAGGTTGGAAAAACACCGAGCTCGGCAGGTTTGTGTTTGCCTCACCCGGTACCCTCAttctgctctgccacagcacagcccagagctgctgtttgcccTTGGCCACAGCTCCCGGCATCCTTCAAATAATTCCTGAAAAAGGCcaggtgtgggatctcagcaccccaggactgaggtgccgagccaccgagaccacccttggggggctcgggagtcctggaatgttgccagaagtgtctggtggctggactttgatcctacacgggagacgacacctgtatgaggacaggagggtttcaccggggtgaatggtgaagggattggttaattagagggtgaaacacagggtttaggatttctgtacaggggggtttagagaagtaagatggaggaattggggcgtgtcctgtccttcttcttcttcttcttctcctccatcttctttggtgatggtggcactttgggattggtcattactgaaa
Protein-coding regions in this window:
- the CCDC198 gene encoding LOW QUALITY PROTEIN: factor associated with metabolism and energy (The sequence of the model RefSeq protein was modified relative to this genomic sequence to represent the inferred CDS: substituted 1 base at 1 genomic stop codon), whose amino-acid sequence is MGLSSSRVTRVAPVPAQGDVPALGALQGLPTEPGQAPAWGKPIFQLELPPLRETWYGRASAGPLSWNTLPGQDGTSIIKQHPPRRPQRLEPAIPPQAIAPAKPWSRPAVAASPKPKVMEKKGQSLNPLLGRRQHLHKLRMLDLTRKRQEAELKRNLHREAKINKQNMKELSPKGVLGTPQRGDSTSSPDPIPAGHNQRFPEDDPGKWNHFPRRXLCRAEPSPDRRGKVDLWFCREPRTRDLFWDSSSTDSEEWEERIHHKPTLVRTKTERISLFDDFFDRDF